TAGACATGAGCATATTCACCCCCTTCACCGACATTTCTCACGGCAGGCCGGTAGGGCATTTCCAGGCAATCAGGCATGTGGTTGGCAATGGAAACATCGAGAATGGCAACCTGGACACCATTATTGACAATATCGACGACACTTGAAACGAGTGGTCCCGTCTGCCAGCCAATAGCCTCTCCCGGCTCAAGATAAACCTGTACATTATATTTTTGAGAAAAGTTTTTAATGAGCCTGACAAGTTTTTCCACATCGTAACCGGCCCGCGTAATGTGGTGTCCTCCACCAAAGTTAACCCACTTCATGCGGTGGAAATATTTGCCGAATTTTTCTTCCGTCACCTTAAGCGTTCTCTCCAGCACATGCGAGTCCTGTTCACAAAGGGTATGAAAGTGAAGACCATCTATGCCCTCAAGCTCATCTTCCTCAAAATTTTCAAGTCTCACACCGAGGCGGCTTCCCATAGCACAGGGATTGTAGATCTCCGTCTCTACCTCCGAATATTCGGGATTAATACGCATGCCGCAGCTCACTGCTCCTGCCCTGTCACGAAAACGTTTCCATTGGCCAAAAGAATTAAAAATCATATGGTCAGAGAGAGAAACAATCTCATCAATCTCGTCATCTTTATAGGCCGGGGAAAAGGTATGCACTTCCTTGCCCATCTCCTCATGCCCCAGTTTGGCCTCCCAGAGGCCGCTTGCAGCCGTACCATGAACTACTTTTCCTATCCGGGCAAATGTGCTCCACATAGCATAGCCCTTAAGTGCAAGGAGTATTTTTGCACCCGATTTTTTTTGAACAAAGTCGAGAAGGTCGAGGTTTTTCTGAAGCAATTCCTCTTCACATACGTAACAGGGTGTCGGTATTTTTGAAATATCGATTGCCATATAAAATATAAATCTCCCCGCAGAGCATAGAGAGAACACAGAAAAAAGAATTAACTTTACAAATTCTCTTTGCGCCCTTTGCGGCTTTGCGTGAAATAATAAGGATTAACTTTTAAGGAAAATTGCTACACTTCTTTCACATGCCAGGGCAGTCCCTGCCTGTTAAGTTCTTCCATAAAAGGATCAGGGTCCATCTGCTCCATATTGAGTGTACCCGGTACTTTCCATTTTCCT
This sequence is a window from Deltaproteobacteria bacterium. Protein-coding genes within it:
- the nspC gene encoding carboxynorspermidine decarboxylase — its product is MAIDISKIPTPCYVCEEELLQKNLDLLDFVQKKSGAKILLALKGYAMWSTFARIGKVVHGTAASGLWEAKLGHEEMGKEVHTFSPAYKDDEIDEIVSLSDHMIFNSFGQWKRFRDRAGAVSCGMRINPEYSEVETEIYNPCAMGSRLGVRLENFEEDELEGIDGLHFHTLCEQDSHVLERTLKVTEEKFGKYFHRMKWVNFGGGHHITRAGYDVEKLVRLIKNFSQKYNVQVYLEPGEAIGWQTGPLVSSVVDIVNNGVQVAILDVSIANHMPDCLEMPYRPAVRNVGEGGEYAHVYRFGGPTCLAGDFIGDFSFPDPLKIGDKVVFEDMIHYTFVKTTTFNGIKLPSLGIWTKENEFRLVKEFTYQDYKGRLS